In a single window of the Necator americanus strain Aroian chromosome X, whole genome shotgun sequence genome:
- a CDS encoding hypothetical protein (NECATOR_CHRX.G23439.T1): protein MKPSIKNKLDSARFQLLGPHPDRVEGHREEQAAYVLTLPNLRNFIVRSNKMENDLKEELKREMRAAWVAFAPIREAMDQLTYQQLRSYLFDSTVLAATQKRSGQIPLPRQEAIYYPQSP, encoded by the exons atgaagcccagcatcaagaacaagctggattccgccaggtttcagctgcttggaccacatccagaccgtgtcgagggtcatagagaaGAACAAGCCGCATACGTATTGAC gcttccAAATCTTCGGAACTTCATCGTACGTTCTAACAAAATGGAGAATGActtgaaagaagaactgaagagagagatgagagcagcgtgggTAGCATTCGCACCCATCAGGGAGGCTATGGACCAACTGACGTACCAGCAGCTCCGTTCCTAtttgttcgactcgacagttcttgcAGCTACGCAGAAGAGAAGTGGGCAgataccgctgccacgtcaAGAAGCTatttactacccacagagcccttga
- a CDS encoding hypothetical protein (NECATOR_CHRX.G23440.T1), whose translation MTICTYDARTLASDAATEDLMMQPKKTKYLVPRTCDTRGVGGVGVLVTSMAKNIDCFEELTTRIGRLRMRRFGTLSALTIFVAYAKTSSYEGEDKLPISTWRSSAEKIIPSTRS comes from the exons atgacgatctgtacgtATGACGCCCGgacgcttgcatcggatgcggctactgaagatctgatgatgcaaccCAAGAAGACTAAGTACCTTGTTCCTC gaacatgcgacactagaggtgttggtggagttggcgtcctcgtcacgagtatggcaaagaacatcgactgtTTCGAggaacttacgacccgaataggacgtctgcggatgagaagatttGGTACATTgtcagctttgactatcttcgtcgcttacgctaaaacatcaagctacgaaggaGAAGATAAGCTTCCTATAtcgacctggagaagttctgccgagaagatcataccttctacaaggtcataa
- a CDS encoding hypothetical protein (NECATOR_CHRX.G23441.T2) gives MSLLCQSSIQNRTIEEDFSSQGEKRKSPSSKIKVPEMLLTGISSLHWRAFGKIPQWTTPMRTTIVLLNTFTIAGRMPGVLKPSRDACFRKFVLIHDSGAARGRQPGTLKLCREAIKDLKEKRAEVLGETAGAGKSIRYARRSLVNCKGKMTALRNQRSTTIASSKGMEKIIYDFYLISSTAISTCLLTMLRKVEISFQRFFRAKYDMLSCRTIHTVSKLIEVSREYKMPLCLTFIDLKKEFDSVETETVMEALGNLGVPNKCIKHHSSGTNADQIQQNMWMHPSSAESSKDDVHDNVYLDREMNTENNLAPELHRRREAAWGAYKSIEDVAKKNRNTRLRAHLFNTTVLLALTYASETWAFRKQEENAEDCRPDSQHQVLERKIRCSLCLTRNKKPLGDSGTRSAQMEGLLAPARPVRRTQGVMLITVIKPRSGK, from the exons atgtcgctgttgtgccaaagttccaTTCAGAATCGGACaatcgaggaagatttttcttcacaaggagagaagagaaaatcgcCAAGTTCAAAGATCAAAGTCCCAGAAATGttattaactgggatctcttcgctacacTGGCGGGcgtttgggaagattccgcaatggacaacaccGATGAGGACTACGATCGTTTTGTTGAACACTTTCACGATTGCAGGAAGAATGCCCGGAGTTCTGAAACCTTCAAGAGATGCCTGTTTCCGGAAATTCGTGCTAATACACGAtagtggagcagcacgaggcAGGCAACCAGGAACTCTcaagctttgcagagaggcgataaaagaccttaaagagaaaagagcagaagtgctgggtGAAACTGCAGGGGCCGGAAAAAGCAttcgctatgcccgtcgaagCCTCGTCAATTGCAAGGGgaagatgactgctctccggaaccagAGGAGCACGACCATCGCATCGAGTaagggaatggagaaaatcatctacgacttctatctgatttcttcgacagccatctccacttgcctcctcaccatgtTAAGGAAGGTGGAAAtatcattccagaggttcttccGTGCGAAGTatgacatgctatcatgtcg cacgattcacactgtttcgaaactcatcgaggtatcacgagagtacaagatgccgctctgtctcaccttcattgacttgaagaaggaattcgactcagttgagacggaaactgtcatggaagccttgggCAACCTAGGCGTCCCTAATAAGtgcataaag CATCACTCAagtggaacgaatgctgaccaaattcaacaaaacatgtggatgcatccgTCATCAGCTGAATcttcaaaagacgatgttcatga CAACGTTTATCTGGATCGGGAAATGAACACGGAGAACAACCTGGCCCCGGAGCTACACAGGAGAAGAgaagcggcttggggagcgtataagagcatcgaagaTGTAGCGAAGAAGAataggaacacccggctccgtgctcacctcttcaacaccaccgtacttcttgctttgacctatgcttcggaaacctgggcatttcgcaagcaggaagaaaacgcg gaagactgcCGACCCGATAGTCAGCACCAAGTCcttgagagaaaaattcgatgctcTTTGTGTCTCACTCGAAACAAGAAACcattgggcgactctggcacgcgatcggcacaaatggaaggattactggcgcccgctcgaccagttcgaagaacacAAGGAGTCATGTTGATCACGGTGATCAAACCACGATCGGGGAAGTAG
- a CDS encoding hypothetical protein (NECATOR_CHRX.G23441.T1) → MNTENNLAPELHRRREAAWGAYKSIEDVAKKNRNTRLRAHLFNTTVLLALTYASETWAFRKQEENAEDCRPDSQHQVLERKIRCSLCLTRNKKPLGDSGTRSAQMEGLLAPARPVRRTQGVMLITVIKPRSGK, encoded by the exons ATGAACACGGAGAACAACCTGGCCCCGGAGCTACACAGGAGAAGAgaagcggcttggggagcgtataagagcatcgaagaTGTAGCGAAGAAGAataggaacacccggctccgtgctcacctcttcaacaccaccgtacttcttgctttgacctatgcttcggaaacctgggcatttcgcaagcaggaagaaaacgcg gaagactgcCGACCCGATAGTCAGCACCAAGTCcttgagagaaaaattcgatgctcTTTGTGTCTCACTCGAAACAAGAAACcattgggcgactctggcacgcgatcggcacaaatggaaggattactggcgcccgctcgaccagttcgaagaacacAAGGAGTCATGTTGATCACGGTGATCAAACCACGATCGGGGAAGTAG